ACCGGCGGTCGCGAGACCGCCGAGGAGCAGCGCGAGAAGGGTGGGCGAGCCGACGAGTGCCCGGTGTACGAGCTCTACGCGTACTTGCTCGCGGGCGACGACGACGAGTTCGCGACGGAGGTGTACGAGGAGTGCGTCGGCGGCGAACGTCTCTGCGGGGACTGCAAGGAGCAGGCCGCGGTCCTCATGGAGGAGTTCCTCGAGGAGCACCAGGAGAAGCGCGAGGAGGCCGAGGCGCTCCTCGAGGACCTCGATATCGACCTGGATTCGGACCGGCAGCGCTAGCCGCACGCTCGACTCGGGATTCGAGCGCGAGGACGCCCCGTCGCCAGCGCCGTGGGCGGCCGTCGATCCGTTCGCGGAGCGTCACTCTGGCTTGCGGAGGTAGACGGCTGGCGAGCCGGTTCGCTGGACGTACTCGGCGTCGGGGTCGGCGTCGACGGCGGTCCAGTAGTTCCGCGGGTGTGCGCCGAGGACGTCGTGGATGCGGTCGTAGGAGAGGAGATTCTCGCCGGCGGCGACGAGCGAGAACGCGTCGCGCTTGTCGTGGTCGGTCTCGTCGAGCCCCTGGGCCCACGATTGCATGTTGCGGTTCGGGTACGTGAGGACGAGGTGGCCGCCGGGGGCGGTGAGTCGCCAGAGTTCGCGGAGCGTGGCCGTGGCGTCGCGGACGAAGTAGAGGACGGCCATGCAGTAGACGACGTCGAACGTCCGGTCGATCCCGGTGTCGGGGAGGGCAGCGACGTCGAACGAGACGTTCTCGAGGCCCTCTTCGTCGGCTTTCACGCGGTTCGCGTCGACGACCGCGGGCGCGGCGTCGTAGCAGTGGACGTCGACGTCCGGGCGGCGTTCGGCGACCGCGAACTCGGCGGCGGCGGGGCCGCAGCCGACGCTCGCGAGCGACTCGACTGGGTCGCGCTCGCCGCGTGCGGCGTGGTCGAGGAACCCGTCGAGGTGGTCGGCCATGTCGTCGCCGCCGACGTACGCGCCGCGGTCCCAGTCGCCGTCCTCGTAGTGCGATTCCCAGGAGAACCCCATGTCGGGTGGAGGAAGGGGCCGCGGCTTAGTGCTTGTGAACCGTCGCGGAATTGGCCGTAATCCGACCCTACGGCGGCGTCTGCCGCCTATACGGGATATTCGGCGACGGCTACCACGCGAAACGATTGGAAGCATTAAATGAATGGATGCCAAGTGTAGATTCAATGGCTACCACGTCCGTTGCAGACGACGACAGGGAGGGATCGTACACGCCGGCCGGGGACGTCGACGCGGTTCTCGCCGCGCTCGAGGACGTCGACGTCGAGGCATCGAACGACGGGGTCGCGGGCGAGCACGACGACGACGCGGTGCTCCCGGGGCTCGACGCCGCGCTCGAGGAGCTCGCGGCGGCCGTCGGCGCATCG
Above is a genomic segment from Halorubellus sp. JP-L1 containing:
- a CDS encoding trans-aconitate 2-methyltransferase, which gives rise to MGFSWESHYEDGDWDRGAYVGGDDMADHLDGFLDHAARGERDPVESLASVGCGPAAAEFAVAERRPDVDVHCYDAAPAVVDANRVKADEEGLENVSFDVAALPDTGIDRTFDVVYCMAVLYFVRDATATLRELWRLTAPGGHLVLTYPNRNMQSWAQGLDETDHDKRDAFSLVAAGENLLSYDRIHDVLGAHPRNYWTAVDADPDAEYVQRTGSPAVYLRKPE